ccattGTTAAATTACAATTCCACTGTGGTGGTGCAAAGATTATGAAAATTGTGTCACTGTCAAAATATTTCCAAACCTagctatatattttctttttttttgttcatgaGAGAAAACTGCCCCTTTTACCCAGAACCTACTAATGTGGGAATTGAAACAGGGAtgaaaaagtggtgcccaaagaCCACAGGTGACTTGTATACTTTTGAATCAGCACAGGCTGAGGGCTAAAATTTCTGGTAGAATAGACTGAGAGAACTGTGAGAATCCAAAAACCACTTCCTTTATAGTGAAGTTCTCTGGGCCTGGTGACGCTGTGTCTCTGCCAAACCTTGAACAGGGCCACTGCCTTGCTGATAGGAGTAAGCAAACTCGATCAAACTAACTGTGCACAAGGATACCCCAGAGACTGGCTCAATGAGTAATCTATGTGTGGTGTCGTTTTCCCCTCCCATGTTATGTTATAATGCTTACTTGttcctaaaatatatattctttattcaaAAATTTGCCTTGGTGTGGAAATAATTATAATACTGGTGGCAGGGACAGAAGGCTAAAGCACAGACCTGTAATTTGGATCGGGGGAGGGAGATGTCTCTATTAGTCCCTGGGTACACAGCTGAAGGGAGCTCAGGTATTATAATAGTAAGTAGCAAAATTATCACTACAGCTGAGATATATAACCTTATACAGTATTTATCTGTACTATATTTCATCTGCCATTACAGGGCCTGGTATGCAATTTTGTCTAAATCTTTTTCTTGTACCAAGACACTATCTCTTTGCTCTGTGCTAATAACCCTGCACAGGTCAATCATCACCTATTAAACACAAATTCTAAGAGAAAATCCATATTAGTCTGTTTTAATGCTGAACATAAAGATGACCTGTTGGCATATGAACTTAGACACACAACACATGCACACTTGCATGTCCACGGCTGTATATTGAGTTGTATTGAAGCGTCTTGAGCAAAGAGGGGTCAACCATCTATAAAACTTGCAACTAGTTTGTGTAGGTGCAAAATGTACATCTTGTACCTAATGAATGTCAATATCTACATAACTCAGGGTGTGCTCCATTTGTGACtccacatccttactgtactgcacttgcacGTTAATGCACCTAAACCGCCTCTTCCAAGTACTAGGCGCTGTCAGTGTAAGATACgaacaactcaaaatacagactgCAAGACGGTCAGCACCAGGATAAGATCCAAAGCACGACTGGGATGATGTATGGCGGCTGCACGGGTATCGCTCTCTGAAAGGCTGTAGTTCCATTAAAAGTACCAGTTTTCAAAACCCCATAAGACaggcacctgggggtaaatttatcaaactgcaggtttgaaaaagtggagatgttgcctatagcaaccaatcagggagtttgataaatttaccccctggactttcaAGAAACTAAATTTCAAAGCACATTCCCAAAAGAAGTAAACAGGCCAAACTGAAAAGAAAAGATATGAAACCCCTTCCGTTCGCACCAGTAGGTATACGTCTTCCACACCATGAGAAAATTCCTGGTCAAAACTAGCCCAGAGCATGACCGGAACCACACTGTCAAGGAAGCCCTAGACCTTAAGGACCATGACATCAACAGGCACACCGTGAAAGCCAGCCAAATACTCTGGAGCAGAAAAACACCAGACCTAGCAGGTCTGGCCTTAGAGGCAGACAAGCCAAAACATAGTCCACACTAAAAATAGTGGGACCATACAGTGAATCTGGTGAGATACTGGTGTTTCTTCCAAAACTGGAATATGCAACAATACACATCCCGGATGTCCAAGGACACCATGAACTCACCTTGCTCCCTGCTGAAGATTACTGTCCTCATGGACTCCATCCTGAACTTGTCCACCCAACGTTGGATATCCAGGGAGATAAGAGTCAACACCAGCAGGACACAATGGCAAGCTGAAAGTGGACTACGACTACAAAACAAATGCCAAATACAGAGCAAAGCTGCAGTGCAGTTTAGAGTAAAAGTGACTAAATCAGCCCCCTGACAGTTTAGAAGTATTAATTGTTGTGTATTTCTGGCAGCTCTGCCAATGAGGTGCTGTACAAAGGACAGCCTCCCTATAACACCCTATGCATAGTGTGGGGCTGCCTGAACAGTTTTTCCTGCACACCCATCCTACTCCAGCCATAGCTGTGACTTACCTTCCATAAAATAGTCCTTCATGTGTCCCGGTACCCATTGTACCTTCACTACAGTGAGGGCATTTTAATAAACCCCTCCCAACTGCCCTAAATATCTTATGTTTAATGTACCATTAGTCTGTACTACTATTTTTCTGCAACATTTTCTTCAACTCATCAATATTTTGACAAATAAATGGTCTGCACTTGAAGCATAACTAAAcctaaaattaaaatttttaaaagtTTCAGCAACTTCCCAAAATGGAAGATATTTTACAAAAAGTGGTGACTGTGAGCCGAGTAAATTTCcaacacacaagacactgtaatcAGTCAGAAAATGGTTGATGACAGTGAAGAATAGCTTAAAATCAGCTACAAAGCAAATGTAATTGTAATGTTGAACATCTCAAGGTCTGTCAAGGTACAGGAACCTGTACGTATCTCTGCAAATATTTTGCCTGCCCAATCTTAAAGCAACTGGAATTTTAGGTTTTGGATTTCTGAAAAGCCACATCATAAATAGAACTATAGCCGTCGGGACTGATTTAACTTATAAAACATTCCCGTATCAGAGAAAGACTACCGTTTAAATCCAGTGTCACTTGTCTGAAGCAAAAGAAACTGCTTTACTAGTAAACCATTTCCAACAGTTTGATGCACAACAAAGCTTGATTTTCTGCATAAACATTTCCCCAATTTAGAACACAAATATTGGTATACTCAtgagtgaattttctgatgtagaaaagtttaatTTCTGGttaaaacttttcccacactctTAGTAATGTATGGCCTCTCACTTGTGATTCCTCTGATGTTTAATTAAGGATGCTTTATTTGTGAAGCaattcccacattcagagcaagaatatggtttttctcctgtgtgaagtcTTTGATGCACATAAAGGTTATGTTTTTGGTTAAAGGCTTTaccacactcagagcaagaatatggtttttcacctgtgtgaattttctgatgtgtaACAAGGGTTGATTCCcgattaaaacatttcccacatacaGAGCAAGAATAAGGTTTCGTTCCtgaatgaattctctgatgttcaacaagatttgatttaaaagaaaaacatttaccacactcgGAACAAGAAtacggtttctctcctgtgtgaactcTCTTATGTGTAATAAGCTGTGATTTACtgacaaaacatttcccacatgcagagcaagaataaggtttctctcctgtgtgaattctctgatgttcaacaagatatgatttactggaaaaacatttaccacattctaaacaataaggtttctctcctgtgtgatttctctgatgttcaacaagataggATTTAGAGGAAAAACATTTATCACACACTGAGCAAGaataaggtttctctcctgtatgaattctctgatggtcaacaagatatgatttacaggcaaaacatttaccacacactgagcaagaataaggtttctctcctgtatgaattctctgatgttcaacaagatatgATTTACAGGAAAAACATTTATCACACTTTGAGCaataaggtttctctcctgtgtgatttctctgatgttcaacgAGATAGGATTTAGaggaaaaacatttaccacacactgagcaagaatatggtttctctcctgtatgaattctctgatgtgcaacaagatttgatttagaAGATAAACTTTTACCAcaatcagagcaagaatatggtttctctcctgtgtgaaatcTCTGATGTTTATTGCAATCTGATTTACTATTAAataatttcccacattcagagcaagaatatggtttctctcctgtatgaattctctgatgttcaacaagatttgatttacaGGAGAAACATTTACCACAATaggagcaagaatatggtttctctcctgtgtgaattctcttatGTCTATTGCACACTGATTTACTATTAaatgatttcccacattcagagcaagaatatggtttctctcctgtgtgaatcatctgatgtcttTTACAATCTGATTTACTATTAaatgatttcccacattcagagcaagaatatggtttttcacctgtgtgaatgtCCTGATGAcctgtgggtgtataaatatcAGTGTGTGGGAAATTTCCTCCTTCACATGATACAGgctcctccttaatatgagtagatgtacATTGCGTATAATCTGTgcatgtataaatgtcagtgagatttcctccttcacatgagactgattcctccttaataagaGCAGTTTGATCTTTATGTAGTTCTGTTAGGAAAAATGAATGGTGGTTAGCTTCATGAAATGTTAATTTACAATCACTATCAATtctgtgaaataaaataataaaaaaataaaacttataaaTCCCGTTGTCTATTCCTTATGTATTATTATCAGATTGGGGCTTtcagctttaataaaaaaaaagaagccatGGCCCCCACACCACAGTATCCAATGACCTTCCAAACTCTACAGAATTACTCTTCAGCAAGTCCCACATCATCACCTCGTCCTCCCCTCTACCGCTCTTACACAGAAGCCATTATAGTGTTTCATTACCACTACTCATTATAGTATCAAGAGGAATCCCAGGGGCTTTAGAGAATAGGAGAGGGTCACCCTTAGGCTCTGACACCACTGCAATTAGGGGCCCTTTGTTAGAATCtcattttgatacatttactgccTGGTCTTTCCTTCTGTGTTTATCGTTGATGGTCTGGACAAACACACTGAAAAATTTATATCTACAAATTCTCAATGGGGCCAAATGTTTGGTAGCTAAATCTTCTCTTACCCAGTGGtgtgaggggctggtgattctccatcatcacgatCTTGTACAGACCCGTGTGTCCTTCTAAATATTCATACTCCTGCaaggagaaatagacagtgacatcctcacaccttataggaacaaGACAAACACAATGATATAACAAtcatccagacacatcccctggtgggGACGAGTATGAAATGGTGAcagttaaaataataaacagtCAAAATGTGTAACCAAACGGTCGAGAGTCATAATATTGACAGAATTCAGTTAATCACTATTTTAACTTTACTCTCATAAACAATGAGATATATGTTTCAGACATTTACCCGAGTTTTACTTTTATTAGGAAAGAGACCTGTGCTGTATGGTTTCAAATAAAAGTCTCTTTTGTCTTTACTTTATTAATTATTTCCCCCCTAGGAATCTCTGGTTTTCAGGTTGGTAGTGGGCTAGTTAGAAATTCCTACTGTGTCACCTCCAGGGATATAATACGATTTTTAtactgatgtaaaattaatttctcttagtccactgggggacactgggtACATCGGATTATAATGTAGTGGGGATAGGCGTTAGGCATTTTAAGAAAGTTGATATTTAGCCCTAGCACCCACCTTTATTCCTCTTCCCCGTTTAGgcttcagtttatgtttaaccaagtcACACATAAAAGGAGTCATATAAAGAGCAAAGTAACAGAGTAAGAGGAAAACAACAACCTGTTGAACAAAAAACACAACAAGTCACACTAAAAGAAAACTAGAGCATTAAGGGTGGGCCCCCGGTGTCCCCTAATGGACttagagaaacagattttatgcaagcataaaaatcctattttctcttaaATTCAAATGGAGGACACCAGGTacattggggacatcccaaagccaCCATCACAAGTGGGAAACGCAGAAGAAACGTTacaaagcacctttctcccaaaactggCATCCCGTGATGCAAACACATGAAACCTGTAAAACCGTGGAAACAGAGAACCAAGTGGCTGTCCAGTCGAGGCACCATGCCATGTCGCTCAGGAAGCACTCACCGTCCTTGTGGAGAAAGCGCTAAGATTATCTGGAAGAGGCTGCCCAGCCCCATCATGTGCCTTACGAATTACAGCCGTAATCCAGTGAGCAATAATCaccttagaggctggccagcctctcttgtgCATCATAGAGTACCAAAAAATCTTCAGAATTTGGGACCTTAGCACATAAGTACACAAAGCTCGGACCACATCCTGAGAACTAAGAGAAAAAAACGCCCTCCAAAGATCAACATTTGGTCAGGGCTGGGATTTTTAATGTCCCGATGTATGTGGAATCTAGACACCATTTTAGGGAGGAAGGAAGGCTTGGTTGAAAGAaccgccctatcctcatgaaaatcaagaagaggagacttgcagGAAAATAAGGAAAATCTTCTAGCCGAAGTGGCTAAAAAGGAAGCCAGCCTTCCACGTTCGAAACTTCAAATCCACTGTGTCCAAGGGTTCAAACGGAGAATGATGCAAAGCATCCAACACCAAGTTTAAATCCCAAGGCACTACCAGAGGAACATATAGAGGCTGCAAGTGAAGCAACCCCTGTACGGATGTTTGTACATCTGCCATCTTTCTTTGAAAGAAGATAAAAAGAGCTGTAAGCTAATGAAGGAGCAAACCAGCGTCCAGCCATTCTTGCACAAACATAAGTAACCTGGACAATCGAAAAGAAGAGGAAGGATACCCCCTCTTTTCACACCAGCAATATATATACTCCAGACACAATGATTTATTTTGGCACCTGAAGCATAGTTTGCAACACACGCTCAGACAAAACATTGGCTTGAAGGATCATAGCTTCAATAGCCACACGTTAAAGTTGACCCCATCTGTCCACCAACTCGCGAAACACTCCGGCATGGAGGGACCATTCGTCGGGCCGCAGTCTGCCTGCTCAGATCCGCCTCCCAAATTTATATAAGTTGCCATGACGGCCCGAATGTCCCTGGCGACTAAGGTATGCCACCGCCGTTGTCCGACTGGATCTTCACTGCCCTTCCCTGCAGCAAACGTTCTGTGCTGATCAGAGCATGGAACACCATTCGCAGTTCCAAtacattgattggaagcttggattcctCCAGAGTCCAAAGACTCTGAAGACAGACTGAACCCAACCCCAAAAGCTTGTCTTTCATGGTAACCAAAGTCCAATCCTGGACAGAGAATTGGCGATGACCCCTGCAGAGATTGTCCTTCTGCAGCCACCAATGGAGCGACTGACACATACAAGGACAATTACAAAGCACCTGACTGGAAATGTTCAGGTGGGATCTGTTCTACTTCGAGAGGCGTTCTATCTGGAACTCctgtgcatgaaactgagcaaacctGACTGCCTGGAAagtcgataccatcttgcccagaacctTCATGTAGAAATGTACAGAGGTCTTTTTGACAGCCAACAGAGACCTTACCATCTTCCGTAAGGCCTGAATCTTGTCCGGAGGCCAGAAAACCCGCTGGTTGCGGGTGTCGAATTGAAGGCCCAAAAATGTCATCCAATTTGGACTTCTTGAAGTTGAGGATCCAACCATAAGTCTCCATGGTCCGGGACATCCGCTGGATATGGGATAGGAGTACCGCTAGGGACCCTGCCTTTAGAAGAACGTTCAGGTAAGGGATGTTTGTAAACCCATTGGACTGCAATAAACACAgtcatgatcttggtgaagacccTTGCCCAAACCAAGAAGAACAGAGAATAGTCCGATTGAATCGCAAACCTAaggagggactgatgaccctCCCAGATAGGAACATgcagataggcatccttgatgtctagggTTACCATGAACTCCCCCTGTTCCATGCTGTGAATCACTGACCACAAGGACTCCATCCTGAATCTGGGCACCCTCAAGTGGATTCAAAGACTTGAGATTCAGAATCAGCCTGAACGAACCATCGGGCTTTGAAACAAGAAACAGGTTGGAATAAAACTCAAACCTTTTTGAGATTCCTGCAGTGGAATAACCATTCCGAAAGAAATCAGGGAATTGATGACTTCTTATAGTGCCCGTAACTTTGTTGGACATGCAGAAAGCCCCATGGAAAAGAACCGTCTTGGTTGATAACCCAGAAGATAGATCTTGTGCCCTGGGTCCATATTTCCCCTTACCCAGGAATTTGTGATAGACTGAAACCACTGATTTCGTAATAGAAGAAGACAGGCTCCCACCACGGCGAGCAGTCCAGACCTGACATCCACGCTGCAAACCACTCCTGGGGTTGGACAACTGACCTCTGGAATACCGACTCCCCGAAGGATGGAAAGGACCAAAACCTGGACATTTTGGGGTTTGGAGCAATAATAGGTAACAGGTGGTACTAGCTGGATGGCTAGGTGGATTGCTGTCTCTAGAAAGAGACAGCCATCCCAGTGAGCCCACCGCGGTTTCCTAACCACCCTCTCCAAACTCCGTGCATGGTGAAACATCAACTGCTTTAGGACACCGGGCACAGACTGCTGCGACTGTGGCCAGCTCCGAGGAGGTAACCTGTGATGGGTGCGGGGCGTGGCAGCAGAAGCACCTCAACAACACTTCTAGTCCTCTCCCCCTAAATTTTTGGGAAGGGTGAAATTACTTTACTCCACTCCATTGGCAAGAACATGCATTAATGGCTTCACCTCTGCTCTCTTTACACTGGGGAGGGGCTCGAGACAGGGTTGCCCTCTTTCACCTGCCCTATACTCTCTTGCCATAGAACCATTGGTCTGTCTGATTCGTGGGCATCCAGGGTGTGTGGCCTGCAAGCAGGGACTAACATCGTCAAAATTGCTTTATACACAGATGATGTGCTCATTTTGTTGAAGGATGCTGATACTTCGCTAACTAATTTACTTAAGATAGTTGATGGCTTTGACATATATTCGGGTCTCCGCATCAACTGGACCAAATCAAATCTATTCCCTGTGAGTGGACACATACCCTGGAATGCACAAACACAATCCTTGCTACAATGGAACAGTTTAAAGTATTTAGGGATACAAATTTCCCATAATACATCTGAATATGTCACTCAGCATAGACCCTGTTATAGAATACAATAAATTTAAACGTCATACATGAAAAAAGCTTCTATTGACTGTGACAGGTCAggttaatgtaataaaaatggttATACAGCCTAAACTCTTTtacccagggccgccttcaggGGGGTATGTCCAGTACTACTGTGAGTTGCCCGGACAGACTCCCTGGACAGTCTGGGCCCCGCAGTCACCGACCGTGCCTCCCCTTTTTTTTGTTACcgtctccgcgatgctgcagctctgcctcccagactccGATAGGCTGGGAGCGAGGCCGGCGCGGTGACGTCATCACCGcgcgccacactcccagtgtatcagtgaccaggaagcagagctgcagcatcTCGTTGGAGAAGGCAAGTTACTGAGCAACTATTTTttttgaggagggggggggggggggtagaggtagagcccgggggaccataactgtggagggaggtgGGAGAGCCTGGGAGACCATACttgtggagggggggggaacagagagagccTGGGGGTCCTTATTTGTGgatttaatttatgtttgttattgttgattttggaaaaataaatttaaaccaAAGAAGACTTGATACATAATGTCAATAgtcgtaatatttttttttttatctgaaaagGATGCAAAAATACCTTGCAAAACAAATTAACAATGTTATTAAAAGTAAATTGGAGACAGTAAAATGTGCCAAGAAATTTCAATTATAGAAGTTATAAATGATAAACACTTACGTCTTTTATGTCTTTGTCCAGCAATCTGACTCCGTTCATTTCGGTTAAATTAGATGACACTTGGATGTCGGCTAAGGACGTGGGCTGTGCCGGGATATCTTCTTGTCTCACCCTCTTCTCGACTTGACTTAGGGCCTCACAATTAGGATGATAATACGTGCTGGTGGAAGGCATCTCATTGGTTACATGCCGGATAACTTTTGACGGTGTTTCGAAGGTATTTTGGGCACAGTCTTTGATCTCTGACCTTGCAACAGCAACATCAGCAACATCTGTTTTTTCTGCCCTGGGTGGATGATTATGCTCACTGTGTGAGAGCAGGTCTCGGGTATGGACCAGTTCCTTTGTGATGGCATAGGCTGGACACTTCCCAGAATTGTGCTCCATACAATACCAGTAACAACGTTCTCCTTGTTGCTTGTTCTTGCAGAACGAAAATCCTCCGACATTAAGGAGCATAGCTTCATTTTGAGAAGGGACCAGGCGACACGATTCTTCTGAAATAATTAGCAAAATatatgttggggtttttttttaattgaaagaaAAAACGTTTAATCCAAATGCTTTATTTGCAAATGACCAAGATTAGATTGCTCACAAACTTATCAAATAGGAATAAACATGGATACATCTAAGAGCATAAAGTACACAAGATGTAAGAATAGGTGACAGAGAACGTTTGGTGTTTCCTCCTGGGTCAGACTCTCTTCATCAACAGAGACCGCGAAGGTTTCCAGGATTCCCTCATCAGAGACTGAATGTGGCCACATCGTAAACTTTTAACCTGTCATTCTCTGTGAAGGGATAGTTCAGGGCTTGTTCCCAGTCTTTGGCATTTGCTCTGAACTGGACCCATCGGGGTCAGGATTAAATGACTCAATACTTGATTAAGAACTTAATTTCTATGATAACGGAATATGTAATGTTGAATCAATGTACtaaaatagttattttaaatgtacatagTGGTTTGGAGAATAACCTGTAGTCATGAAATGAGTTTGATATccccttaaccagcctgtccctcatttctcacacaatgtggagcataacaatatgtactttttatagttCTGTgaatgttccc
The nucleotide sequence above comes from Mixophyes fleayi isolate aMixFle1 chromosome 6, aMixFle1.hap1, whole genome shotgun sequence. Encoded proteins:
- the LOC142159902 gene encoding uncharacterized protein LOC142159902, whose product is MIENHQPLTSLELHKDQTALIKEESVSCEGGNLTDIYTCTDYTQCTSTHIKEEPVSCEGGNFPHTDIYTPTGHQDIHTGEKPYSCSECGKSFNSKSDCKRHQMIHTGEKPYSCSECGKSFNSKSVCNRHKRIHTGEKPYSCSYCGKCFSCKSNLVEHQRIHTGEKPYSCSECGKLFNSKSDCNKHQRFHTGEKPYSCSDCGKSLSSKSNLVAHQRIHTGEKPYSCSVCGKCFSSKSYLVEHQRNHTGEKPYCSKCDKCFSCKSYLVEHQRIHTGEKPYSCSVCGKCFACKSYLVDHQRIHTGEKPYSCSVCDKCFSSKSYLVEHQRNHTGEKPYCLECGKCFSSKSYLVEHQRIHTGEKPYSCSACGKCFVSKSQLITHKRVHTGEKPYSCSECGKCFSFKSNLVEHQRIHSGTKPYSCSVCGKCFNRESTLVTHQKIHTGEKPYSCSECGKAFNQKHNLYVHQRLHTGEKPYSCSECGNCFTNKASLIKHQRNHK